Within the Acidimicrobiia bacterium genome, the region CGCTGCCTTGTACCGATCGCACGCCGCCCCTGACGGACCAGGACCTGCCGGCGGCGGTCGCGGAGACGCGTCGAGCGATCTACCAGGCTGCGATCGACTGCGACTGGGCGTCACTTCGAAGTCTGACCTCCGATCCCGACTTCTTCGCCAACTACGACGGGTTGGGATTCATGGGGAGCCCGATCGACTATTGGATCGGCCTGATGCGCGATGGCGAGGACGTTCTGGGCCTGATCGCAGCGGTGCTGTCGCTTCCGCCCACTGAGATCGTCGACCCAGATGGCAACCGGAGGTGGTATTGGCCTCGTGTCTCAGTCCTGTCGGCGGACCAGCGAACCGCGGCCGACTGGGAAGGGCTGCGATCGCTCTACGACGACGAACGCATCGCACGGATGAGATCTCTGAACAGCTATGTCGGTGGGTTCTACCTCGCCATTCGGTCCGACGGGACCTGGGAATTCGCGGGCACGCAATTGACTTGAGCGGCCCGCTGTCTCCACCGATGGAGGCACCTGCTCGGTCTCGGCGAAGGAGGAGAGTCAGGCCGGGAACGAATTCGCCCCAGTGTCGTTAGTACGCGATGGGATCGGCTCAGATCGCCATTCGGGGACTCGCTGCCCTGTCGCTCGCCGCCTCTCTCGCCGCCTGCGGTGACGACGCCACCGGCGCCGGATCGACCTCCACCACCGCGGGGACCACTACACCCCCGAGTACCGTCGCATTCACCTCGACGACCAGCTCAGGGACCAGTAGTCCTGTCTCGACGACGATTGGCACCACCACGACCAGCGGATCGGTGACCACCACCGCTGGTGCCACCACCTCGAGTTCCAGCGGGGGGACGGCCACGACCAGCGGAGCCGCCACCACGACGACCGCCGCGGCCACCACGACCAGCGGAGCCGCCACCACCACGACCGCAGCCACCACCACGACCGCAGCCACCACCACGACGGTGGGCACCACGACCTCGACGACCTCGAGCGGCCCTCAGACGTTTGGAATCAGCGTCAGCAACAACCAGTTCTCACCGGCCAACAGGACGATCACGGTGGGCGACACCATCGTGTGGTCATTCACCGAGGGCACCCACACCACCACCAGCAATGGGGGACTGTGGAACTCGGGTTCGAAGTCGTCAGGGACATCGTTCTCGCATCAGTTCAACTCCGCCGGCTCATTTGGCTACTTCTGCTCGTTCCATTCCTCGATGACCGGGACCATCACCGTCAA harbors:
- a CDS encoding plastocyanin/azurin family copper-binding protein yields the protein MGTTTSTTSSGPQTFGISVSNNQFSPANRTITVGDTIVWSFTEGTHTTTSNGGLWNSGSKSSGTSFSHQFNSAGSFGYFCSFHSSMTGTITVNP